A window from Sinorhizobium mexicanum encodes these proteins:
- a CDS encoding class I SAM-dependent methyltransferase: MNDPVKERDAYTAYGEIWSDVYDEYVEALDRSIEIERAVSFLAALAKNGSALELGVGNGHFALPLSETGVSVHGLDNSESMLASLRAKKGGQSVTAHVGDMAEFDLGTQYDLVYCVGNTFSHMVTVEQQISCLKSTAKALKPNGCFVVDLSYPYTADFVGEGICRDQRTTVMHVDEQRAMVRFARHDRNQQHFISLDFWITPAGSRTMPLKMRYVYPTELDLLARISGLELLERHGNWLRHPFDNKSSRYMSVFRKAPCECP, translated from the coding sequence ATGAACGACCCTGTGAAAGAAAGAGATGCTTATACCGCCTATGGCGAAATATGGAGTGATGTATACGACGAATATGTAGAAGCGCTCGACAGGTCGATCGAGATCGAGCGGGCAGTCAGTTTTCTTGCGGCCCTTGCAAAGAACGGAAGCGCACTCGAGTTGGGCGTCGGAAACGGCCACTTCGCCTTGCCCCTTTCGGAGACAGGAGTTTCGGTTCACGGTCTCGATAACTCGGAAAGTATGCTTGCCTCGCTTCGCGCAAAGAAAGGTGGGCAGTCTGTCACAGCACACGTAGGTGACATGGCGGAGTTCGACCTGGGTACTCAATATGATCTCGTGTACTGTGTTGGTAACACCTTCTCGCATATGGTGACCGTCGAGCAACAGATCAGTTGCTTGAAATCAACTGCAAAGGCTCTCAAGCCGAACGGATGCTTTGTTGTTGATTTGAGCTATCCATATACCGCTGACTTCGTCGGAGAAGGCATCTGCCGTGACCAGCGAACGACAGTCATGCATGTCGATGAGCAGCGTGCGATGGTTCGCTTTGCCAGACACGACCGCAATCAGCAGCATTTTATTTCTCTGGACTTCTGGATTACACCGGCAGGAAGTCGGACGATGCCGCTTAAGATGCGATATGTCTATCCAACCGAACTCGACTTGCTCGCAAGGATCAGCGGACTTGAGCTTCTTGAGCGTCACGGAAACTGGCTGAGGCACCCGTTTGACAATAAATCTTCGCGATACATGTCGGTGTTCCGCAAAGCACCATGCGAGTGCCCTTAG
- a CDS encoding DUF1045 domain-containing protein has product MRLMPAPSTPRYAIYYAPAREHPLSVAASGWLGRDAFGKFDAAGDVRPEADGLLTSEPRRYGFHATLKAPFRLREGTSVDDLEQAIRRFAASRSSCPIGPLRLDLLGGFFALVPASPIPALRNFAAQIVEEFDRFRAPMIASELQRRLQTPLDEIETVHLVRWGYPYVLDRFRFHMTLTGRVAEEDRVQTRARLEKVFRPYLPEDYRIDTLSLFVQENDGGNFIARSQFALKGEALLKAAI; this is encoded by the coding sequence ATGCGCCTGATGCCCGCACCATCCACTCCTCGCTACGCCATTTACTATGCACCGGCTCGGGAACACCCACTGAGCGTAGCGGCGAGTGGGTGGCTTGGCCGCGATGCGTTCGGCAAGTTTGATGCAGCCGGTGACGTCCGACCGGAAGCGGACGGCCTGCTAACGTCCGAACCGCGACGGTATGGTTTCCACGCCACGCTCAAGGCACCGTTCCGGTTGAGAGAAGGCACTTCGGTCGACGACCTCGAACAGGCGATCAGGAGATTCGCCGCGTCGCGGTCTTCTTGTCCGATAGGTCCTCTCAGGCTCGATCTTCTCGGTGGCTTCTTCGCGCTCGTCCCCGCCAGCCCCATCCCCGCCTTGCGTAATTTTGCTGCGCAGATCGTAGAAGAGTTCGATCGTTTCCGGGCGCCGATGATTGCATCGGAACTCCAGCGGCGGCTGCAAACTCCGCTCGATGAGATCGAGACCGTTCATCTCGTACGGTGGGGCTATCCTTACGTGCTCGATCGTTTCCGGTTTCATATGACGCTGACCGGCCGCGTTGCCGAAGAGGATCGCGTACAAACAAGAGCGCGTCTGGAAAAGGTCTTCCGGCCGTACCTGCCCGAGGATTACCGCATCGACACCCTGTCCCTGTTCGTCCAGGAGAACGACGGTGGCAATTTTATTGCTCGTTCCCAGTTCGCCTTGAAAGGCGAAGCGCTGCTCAAGGCGGCGATCTGA
- the phnL gene encoding phosphonate C-P lyase system protein PhnL has product MKSVLTNTALHAIGLSKSFTLHTQGGIVLPVFDNIELTVRSGECVCLHGPSGAGKSTLLRSLYANYKPDEGQILLEHGGETIDLLAAEPWEVVEIRRRTIGYVSQFLRVIPRVGALDVVAGPAIANGMPADNAKVLAKTLLTRLRIPERLWSLAPATFSGGEQQRVNIARGFIVDYPVLLLDEPTASLDAANRTTVVELINEAKARGAAIVGIFHDEEVREAVTDTLFEVGNRSAAMVALAEACA; this is encoded by the coding sequence ATGAAATCCGTGCTAACGAACACCGCGCTTCACGCCATTGGCCTTTCCAAAAGCTTCACGCTCCACACGCAGGGCGGCATCGTCCTGCCCGTCTTCGACAACATCGAGCTCACGGTGAGATCCGGCGAATGCGTCTGCCTGCACGGACCATCCGGCGCTGGCAAGTCGACCCTGCTGCGCTCGCTCTACGCCAACTATAAGCCGGATGAAGGCCAGATCCTTCTCGAGCATGGCGGCGAGACCATCGACCTGCTCGCCGCCGAGCCCTGGGAGGTGGTGGAAATTCGTCGCCGGACGATCGGCTATGTTAGCCAATTCCTGCGCGTCATCCCGCGCGTCGGTGCCCTCGATGTCGTCGCGGGGCCGGCGATCGCCAACGGTATGCCGGCCGACAACGCCAAGGTGCTCGCCAAAACCCTGCTGACACGGCTTCGAATCCCTGAGCGTCTCTGGTCGCTGGCGCCGGCCACCTTCTCCGGTGGCGAGCAGCAGCGCGTCAACATCGCCAGGGGCTTCATCGTCGATTACCCCGTCCTGCTGCTCGACGAACCGACCGCCTCGCTTGACGCGGCCAATCGCACGACCGTCGTCGAGTTGATCAACGAGGCGAAAGCCCGTGGCGCCGCCATCGTCGGCATCTTTCACGACGAGGAAGTGCGCGAAGCCGTTACGGACACGCTGTTCGAGGTCGGCAATCGATCGGCCGCGATGGTTGCTCTGGCGGAGGCATGCGCCTGA
- the phnM gene encoding phosphonate metabolism protein PhnM, with the protein MNNELTLSGARLVLLDEVYEGTVHVVDGCINDIAPGRSKVPGAIDLDGGYLIPGLIDLHTDNLEKHALPRAGVVWNPLSAVVTHDAVMTAAGVTTVFDSLCIGSMTRDHRKQDDRARILPILVDGIHKAQDHGVLRADHLLHLRCEVTDEDVLARFTPLVDDPLVKLVSVMDHAPGHRQSRQLDRFRQMQITQYGWSEEDADRRIEAWMDASRTIGPQNQARIVALARARRLPIASHDDETAEHVREAKSAGVLISEFPTTRPAAETAHSLGVRVLMGAPNVVRGNSHSGNVSARDLATTGHLDILASDYVPASLLHAAFQLTRDPVGMSLPQAISTVSSVPASAAGLADRGAIKIGSRADLCHITGINDMPLVRRVWKEGRQVF; encoded by the coding sequence ATCAACAACGAGCTGACCTTGAGCGGCGCAAGGCTCGTGCTTCTGGACGAGGTTTACGAAGGAACCGTCCATGTCGTTGACGGCTGCATCAATGACATCGCTCCGGGGAGGAGCAAGGTGCCGGGTGCGATCGATCTCGACGGAGGCTATCTGATCCCGGGCCTCATCGATCTTCATACCGACAATCTGGAGAAGCATGCTCTGCCGCGGGCCGGCGTGGTTTGGAATCCGCTATCCGCTGTCGTAACGCATGATGCCGTGATGACCGCAGCCGGCGTTACGACGGTTTTCGATTCCCTTTGTATCGGGTCAATGACCCGCGATCACAGAAAGCAAGACGATCGCGCTCGCATTCTGCCCATCCTCGTCGATGGTATCCATAAAGCCCAAGACCATGGCGTGCTTCGAGCAGACCATCTTCTGCATCTGCGCTGTGAGGTGACGGACGAGGACGTTCTGGCCCGATTCACGCCGTTGGTGGACGATCCGCTTGTGAAGCTCGTCTCGGTGATGGATCACGCCCCCGGTCATCGCCAGTCGCGGCAACTCGACCGTTTCCGCCAGATGCAGATCACGCAGTACGGCTGGTCGGAAGAGGATGCCGATCGCCGTATCGAAGCATGGATGGACGCGTCCCGAACGATCGGACCTCAAAATCAGGCCCGGATCGTCGCGCTTGCCCGTGCTCGACGACTACCGATCGCCAGCCACGATGATGAAACAGCCGAGCATGTTCGAGAGGCGAAATCTGCCGGTGTGCTGATCTCCGAGTTTCCGACGACGCGGCCTGCGGCGGAAACGGCGCATTCGCTCGGCGTTCGTGTCCTGATGGGCGCACCCAACGTCGTTCGCGGCAACTCGCATTCGGGAAACGTAAGCGCCCGGGATTTGGCGACAACAGGACATCTCGATATCCTCGCCTCGGATTACGTTCCGGCAAGCCTCCTGCATGCGGCTTTTCAGCTGACGAGAGATCCGGTCGGCATGAGCTTGCCACAGGCGATCTCTACCGTCAGTTCAGTCCCAGCCTCGGCCGCCGGCCTTGCCGACAGAGGTGCGATCAAAATCGGCAGCCGAGCCGATCTCTGCCACATCACCGGGATCAACGACATGCCGCTTGTCCGAAGAGTCTGGAAAGAAGGCCGGCAGGTCTTTTGA
- the phnK gene encoding phosphonate C-P lyase system protein PhnK produces the protein MRTAIQVQPSRRQPLLSVQNLTKGYGKTIGCQNISFDLFPGEIIAIVGESGSGKSTMLNCLSGGLMPDTGSVVYDLNDKGPTDILTLSEPERRKLMRTDWGLVHQNPRDGLRMEVSAGGNIGERPMAIGARHYGRIREEAQNWLARVEIDLRRIDHHPRTFSGGMQQRLQIARILVTKPRLVFMDEPTGGLDVSVQARLLDLLRQLVQDFAISAVIVTHDLSVARLLADRIIVMWRGNIVETGLADQVLDDPHHAYTQLLVSSVL, from the coding sequence ATGAGAACTGCAATCCAGGTCCAACCCAGTCGCCGGCAACCACTGCTTTCCGTGCAAAATCTTACGAAGGGCTATGGAAAGACGATCGGCTGCCAGAACATTTCCTTCGACCTCTTTCCAGGGGAGATCATCGCCATCGTTGGCGAATCCGGATCCGGTAAGTCGACGATGCTCAACTGCCTTTCGGGAGGGTTGATGCCGGACACAGGCTCGGTGGTTTACGACCTCAATGACAAGGGGCCCACGGATATTCTGACCTTGTCAGAGCCAGAACGACGCAAGCTGATGCGTACCGACTGGGGACTTGTGCACCAGAACCCGCGCGATGGCCTTAGAATGGAAGTCAGCGCGGGAGGCAACATAGGCGAGCGACCGATGGCCATCGGTGCCCGGCACTATGGCCGCATACGCGAAGAGGCTCAGAATTGGCTGGCCCGGGTCGAGATTGACCTGCGGCGCATCGATCACCACCCGAGAACCTTTTCCGGCGGCATGCAGCAACGTCTGCAGATCGCCAGAATTCTCGTCACCAAACCGCGCCTCGTCTTCATGGATGAGCCGACCGGCGGCCTCGATGTCTCGGTCCAGGCCCGGCTGTTGGATCTGCTGCGACAGTTGGTCCAAGATTTTGCGATTTCCGCGGTGATCGTCACCCATGATCTTTCCGTTGCCCGGCTATTGGCGGACCGCATCATCGTCATGTGGCGGGGCAACATTGTGGAGACCGGTCTGGCAGACCAGGTCCTGGATGATCCGCATCACGCCTACACCCAACTTCTCGTATCATCGGTGCTTTAG
- a CDS encoding alpha-D-ribose 1-methylphosphonate 5-phosphate C-P-lyase PhnJ, which produces MIDAHENAAKRGRQAYNFAYLDEQSKRMIRRCILKAMAVPGLQVPFGSREMPLAYGWGTGGIQVTASVIGPNDTLKVIDQGADDATNAVSIRRFFKRVAGIETTEKTDAATIIQTRHRVPETPLRAGQVIVYQVPSPEPLRSLEPRESETRKMHAYAEYGLMSVQLYEDIARFGHIATAHSYPVMTHGRYLMSPSPIPKFDNPKIANSPAIQLYGAGREKRIYAVPPYTRVQNLDFEDHPFRVQKWRHCCSLCGASDSYLDEIVVNDSGQRMFVCSDTDYCATRRDQGHVGPEGEGRAPFGSLPNSKTE; this is translated from the coding sequence ATGATCGACGCGCATGAAAATGCGGCCAAGCGTGGCCGCCAAGCCTACAACTTTGCCTATCTCGACGAGCAGTCCAAACGGATGATCCGCCGATGCATCTTGAAAGCGATGGCCGTTCCCGGCCTGCAGGTTCCGTTTGGCAGCCGCGAAATGCCGCTCGCCTACGGATGGGGCACCGGCGGTATACAAGTGACGGCCAGTGTCATCGGACCCAACGACACGCTCAAGGTGATCGACCAGGGTGCGGACGACGCCACGAACGCGGTCTCGATCCGCCGATTTTTCAAGCGCGTGGCTGGAATCGAGACGACCGAAAAAACCGATGCGGCCACAATCATTCAGACCCGTCATCGCGTCCCCGAAACCCCTCTCAGAGCGGGTCAAGTCATCGTATACCAGGTCCCGTCGCCGGAACCATTGCGCAGTCTGGAGCCGAGGGAATCTGAGACGCGGAAGATGCATGCCTATGCAGAATATGGGTTAATGAGCGTCCAGCTTTACGAAGACATTGCACGCTTCGGCCATATTGCCACGGCTCACAGCTATCCGGTGATGACCCACGGGCGCTATCTGATGTCGCCGTCGCCTATTCCCAAATTCGACAATCCAAAGATCGCGAACAGTCCGGCGATCCAGCTTTACGGCGCGGGCCGCGAAAAGCGGATCTATGCCGTCCCGCCCTACACGCGAGTGCAGAACCTCGACTTTGAAGACCATCCGTTCCGGGTGCAGAAATGGAGGCACTGTTGCTCGCTTTGTGGGGCAAGTGACAGTTACCTCGACGAGATCGTCGTGAATGACAGCGGGCAACGAATGTTCGTTTGCTCTGACACCGACTACTGCGCAACGCGTCGAGACCAAGGTCACGTTGGACCGGAGGGTGAAGGTCGGGCTCCCTTTGGTTCGCTCCCGAACTCGAAAACCGAATAG
- a CDS encoding carbon-phosphorus lyase complex subunit PhnI, which translates to MAYVAVKGGEQAILNSHRLIAEDRRGDPEVPELTVSQIAEQLGLAVDRVMCEGSVYDRELAALALKQAQGDAVEAIFLLRAFRTTLPRFAVSNAIETDRMAIQRRISATFKDVPGGQVLGSTYEYTHRLLDFDLLDNADAEVTRAELAATPLDANCPRAFDSISDEGLIEAEVPAPGKASVFDLTREPLALPAGRDQRLQNLARGDEGFVVGLAYSALRGYGAAHPYVGETRVGDVAIEVVPEELGFPVSIGDITVTECQMLDLFAGSDDEPARFTRGYGLSFGKSERKAMGMAIVDRSLRSREYGEDVKYPAQDEEFVLSHTDNLEAAGFVSHLTLPHYVDFQGDLQFIRQLREEQVGSPSTKEAAE; encoded by the coding sequence ATGGCCTATGTGGCTGTAAAAGGCGGCGAGCAGGCTATCCTCAACTCGCACCGTTTGATCGCAGAGGATAGACGCGGCGATCCTGAAGTTCCCGAACTTACCGTTTCTCAGATCGCCGAGCAACTCGGTCTCGCCGTCGACCGCGTGATGTGCGAGGGCTCTGTCTACGATAGAGAGCTTGCGGCCTTGGCATTAAAGCAGGCCCAGGGCGACGCAGTCGAGGCGATCTTCCTCCTCCGGGCGTTTCGTACGACCTTACCGCGCTTCGCAGTGTCGAATGCGATCGAGACGGATCGGATGGCCATCCAGCGACGGATCTCCGCAACCTTCAAGGACGTTCCTGGGGGACAGGTCCTCGGTTCGACCTACGAATACACGCATAGACTGCTTGATTTCGACCTCCTCGACAACGCTGATGCCGAGGTGACAAGGGCGGAACTGGCTGCGACCCCGCTCGATGCCAATTGTCCACGTGCTTTCGATAGCATCTCCGATGAAGGTCTGATCGAGGCAGAAGTGCCTGCGCCTGGCAAAGCGTCGGTTTTCGATCTGACGCGAGAGCCCCTGGCATTGCCGGCCGGTCGCGATCAGCGTTTGCAAAATCTTGCCCGTGGCGATGAGGGATTTGTCGTGGGGTTGGCTTATTCCGCTCTGCGTGGCTATGGCGCAGCCCATCCCTATGTCGGCGAAACCCGGGTCGGAGACGTCGCGATCGAAGTGGTTCCCGAGGAACTGGGCTTTCCAGTTTCGATTGGAGACATCACCGTCACCGAATGCCAGATGCTTGACTTGTTTGCAGGCTCGGACGACGAGCCGGCACGCTTCACGCGGGGCTACGGGCTCTCCTTTGGAAAGAGTGAGCGGAAGGCGATGGGAATGGCGATCGTCGATCGCTCATTGCGGTCCCGTGAATATGGCGAGGATGTGAAATACCCCGCACAGGACGAAGAGTTCGTTCTTTCTCATACCGACAATCTCGAGGCGGCTGGGTTCGTTTCACATCTGACCTTGCCTCACTACGTTGATTTTCAGGGTGACCTGCAGTTCATACGACAGCTGCGCGAGGAGCAGGTCGGCAGCCCGTCAACGAAGGAGGCGGCGGAATGA
- the phnH gene encoding phosphonate C-P lyase system protein PhnH → MNSGMDTAGIKPGFTNPVFDSQDTFRRILDAYAYVGRPQTLGSVATAVGPLAPATVSACLTLADFETPVWLDSRSNRGDVRNYLGFHCGTPFANGADEAAFAIVADSTTMPRLAGFRLGTELEPQTSTTIVVQVPSFTDGPSVRWQGPGIQHEVSATIEGLPSWFWEEWQLNQELYPIGVDVLFTSGKAIIALPRSISVEI, encoded by the coding sequence ATGAACAGCGGTATGGACACTGCCGGGATCAAGCCCGGATTCACAAATCCCGTTTTCGACAGCCAAGACACGTTCCGCCGTATTCTGGATGCCTATGCTTATGTGGGCCGCCCGCAAACGCTTGGCTCTGTAGCTACGGCAGTTGGGCCGCTCGCGCCGGCGACCGTCTCCGCTTGCCTCACATTGGCAGACTTCGAAACGCCGGTCTGGCTCGATTCCCGATCTAATCGTGGCGACGTCCGTAATTACCTTGGGTTTCACTGCGGGACGCCGTTCGCCAATGGCGCGGACGAAGCAGCATTTGCCATCGTGGCCGATTCGACGACGATGCCACGCCTAGCAGGGTTTCGCCTCGGAACTGAGTTGGAGCCCCAGACTTCGACGACCATTGTTGTCCAGGTGCCCTCCTTTACGGATGGTCCCTCGGTTCGATGGCAAGGGCCAGGGATCCAGCACGAGGTTTCGGCCACCATCGAAGGGCTTCCGTCGTGGTTTTGGGAAGAGTGGCAGCTCAATCAGGAGCTTTATCCGATCGGGGTCGATGTCCTCTTTACCTCCGGAAAAGCAATCATTGCTCTTCCCCGCAGCATATCGGTGGAGATCTAA
- the phnG gene encoding phosphonate C-P lyase system protein PhnG, with amino-acid sequence MQVRNQIENRRRWMAVLARTKCDDLERAWNDLPIAPQYEWLRRPETGLVLVRGRAGGTGGAFNLGEVTMTRCALRLTEGTTGFAFVLGRDQRHAELAAVFDALLQRADEVAAESRELVAQFEAMQARRRELKSRKAASTKVDFFAMARGTSPE; translated from the coding sequence ATGCAAGTGCGCAATCAAATTGAAAACAGACGGCGATGGATGGCGGTTCTGGCGCGAACCAAGTGTGATGACCTTGAGCGTGCGTGGAACGATCTGCCCATCGCTCCTCAATATGAATGGCTGCGTCGACCCGAAACCGGCCTCGTGCTGGTGCGTGGACGCGCAGGCGGTACCGGCGGTGCGTTCAACCTCGGTGAGGTCACGATGACCCGATGTGCCCTGAGGCTAACCGAGGGCACGACGGGGTTCGCCTTCGTGCTCGGACGCGACCAGCGCCATGCGGAACTGGCGGCAGTCTTCGATGCGCTCCTGCAGCGGGCGGACGAGGTCGCGGCCGAGAGTCGCGAATTGGTCGCTCAATTTGAAGCGATGCAAGCGAGACGGCGTGAGCTGAAGAGCCGCAAGGCGGCTTCCACAAAGGTCGACTTTTTTGCAATGGCGCGAGGCACGAGCCCGGAATGA
- the phnF gene encoding phosphonate metabolism transcriptional regulator PhnF yields the protein MGYPQRCFPIGRFSGKQGFLHPFWGMQWSYRQLKWCLMKRWEVVRSGILGDIRAGAFENGRLPGDLVLAERFGVNRHTVRNAIKVLESEGALRVQHGVGTFVADDFISHTLDSDPKFTFKLLGQNKSVKREILSINEISVEPDIATHLKIAPSALVTAVRTTSFINDWPLATGTAYFPVERVPGLATAFEGLNSPTAALKRCGIPEYKRKWTRITARRPTQQEARLLRISSSSPVLFETNVDVAPDGLPIKYAFGVIRADRYEYLIEGDD from the coding sequence TTGGGCTACCCACAGAGATGTTTCCCGATCGGCCGCTTTTCGGGTAAACAGGGTTTCCTGCACCCATTTTGGGGGATGCAATGGTCGTATCGGCAGTTGAAGTGGTGCTTAATGAAACGTTGGGAAGTGGTTCGCTCCGGAATACTCGGTGATATCCGTGCAGGAGCCTTCGAGAACGGTCGCCTGCCTGGCGACCTGGTCTTGGCAGAACGATTTGGCGTCAATCGCCACACCGTGCGAAACGCCATCAAGGTCTTGGAGTCTGAAGGAGCTCTGCGGGTGCAACACGGTGTCGGTACCTTCGTTGCCGACGATTTCATTTCGCACACCTTGGACAGCGATCCGAAATTCACGTTCAAACTTCTTGGCCAGAACAAGTCGGTCAAGCGGGAGATATTGTCGATCAACGAGATCTCTGTCGAGCCGGATATTGCGACGCATTTGAAGATCGCGCCCTCGGCGCTCGTTACCGCCGTCAGGACGACTTCGTTCATCAACGACTGGCCGCTGGCGACCGGTACGGCCTATTTTCCGGTCGAGCGAGTTCCTGGTCTCGCCACAGCGTTCGAAGGGCTGAACTCTCCAACTGCGGCCCTGAAGCGCTGTGGCATTCCGGAATACAAGCGAAAATGGACGCGGATTACCGCCCGAAGGCCCACCCAGCAAGAGGCCCGTCTGTTGCGAATATCATCGTCCAGCCCGGTGCTCTTCGAGACAAATGTCGATGTGGCTCCGGATGGACTACCGATCAAATACGCCTTCGGCGTCATACGAGCCGACAGATATGAATACCTGATAGAAGGCGATGACTAA
- a CDS encoding alkaline phosphatase family protein, protein MIDGVNSDYLENHRERLPNLSALADSGYRVRRMRSAVPATSMPGRASILTGVDADRHGVFGNRVLIDGAFIAAEVEHLLVPTIATFASRAGLDVACVGHALIDPEDTSVYVPPSWMRGPGFTKVPSDGTAPYLLRVKDPRGRLAGVPLPSFVQESARPDMVSRVTATLIDDQLTVSAAARLIGSKEPPDLVVTEINVPDMFQHEFGYESEEAHFSIAFADSLVGLCLDALRRSGRLDDYVIAVTSDHGHGNITTSILPELVIPGKTFCTEGATLHVLVDNDADRAEVTRRLAAVGAEPWNDAHLPVGLRERIATFVAPPQHDFEAVPAGHPADQPFGRPKYKATHGFRPGMSADDRICIMSGAGLPSAVAEGAEATRLAPTLASILGLPTEMFPDRPLFG, encoded by the coding sequence ATGATCGACGGCGTGAACTCGGACTATCTTGAGAACCATCGGGAGAGGCTCCCGAATTTATCTGCTCTGGCCGACAGCGGATATCGCGTTCGCCGGATGCGTTCCGCCGTACCGGCGACCTCCATGCCGGGTCGGGCTTCCATCCTCACAGGTGTCGATGCAGACAGGCACGGGGTTTTTGGTAATCGCGTTCTGATCGACGGAGCATTCATCGCGGCCGAGGTGGAGCATCTTCTTGTGCCGACAATTGCAACCTTTGCTTCACGCGCGGGCCTGGACGTGGCCTGCGTCGGGCATGCTCTCATCGACCCGGAAGATACCTCCGTCTATGTTCCGCCCAGTTGGATGCGCGGCCCCGGCTTCACCAAGGTTCCGAGCGACGGCACTGCCCCCTACCTCCTGAGAGTCAAGGATCCGCGCGGTCGCTTGGCAGGGGTTCCCCTACCGTCTTTCGTTCAGGAGTCCGCAAGGCCGGATATGGTCTCTCGGGTCACCGCGACGCTCATCGACGACCAACTGACCGTCTCCGCTGCCGCAAGGCTCATCGGTTCAAAAGAGCCCCCTGATCTGGTCGTGACCGAAATCAATGTCCCAGACATGTTCCAGCATGAGTTCGGTTACGAGAGCGAAGAGGCCCATTTCTCTATTGCGTTTGCCGACTCTCTCGTCGGTCTTTGCTTGGACGCCTTGCGCCGATCCGGCCGGCTCGATGACTACGTGATTGCAGTTACCAGCGATCACGGTCACGGTAACATCACCACCTCGATCCTGCCCGAGCTGGTGATTCCCGGAAAAACGTTTTGCACTGAGGGTGCGACGCTGCACGTCCTGGTCGACAACGATGCCGATCGTGCGGAAGTTACGCGAAGGCTCGCCGCCGTGGGGGCGGAACCCTGGAACGATGCACATTTGCCGGTCGGGCTGCGCGAGCGCATTGCCACTTTCGTGGCTCCGCCGCAGCATGATTTCGAAGCAGTGCCAGCCGGGCATCCGGCAGACCAACCGTTCGGTCGACCGAAATACAAAGCCACCCATGGATTTCGACCAGGTATGAGTGCGGACGATCGTATCTGCATTATGTCCGGGGCCGGTCTGCCAAGTGCGGTGGCGGAAGGAGCTGAAGCCACACGCCTTGCGCCGACGCTCGCATCCATCCTTGGGCTACCCACAGAGATGTTTCCCGATCGGCCGCTTTTCGGGTAA
- a CDS encoding ABC transporter ATP-binding protein codes for MNPSFAHFGTPSGGAIPPFSSPSLIEVEDVRVHLPLRSISPFRSKRFIKAVDGASFSIFPGEIVALVGESGSGKTTLGRSLLRLTGPSSGRVRFKGVDLTTLTPRETRSFRRHMQMVFQDPYSSLNPRMTVGEIVGEPLSIHHAHLTPRARLERVAELLSRVGISPTHAVRYPHSFSGGQRQRIAIARALSTEPEFIVADEPVSALDVSVQAQIINLLLDLKDKLSLTMLFISHDLRVVSHVADRVIVMYLGRIMEIAPSAMFWDGPAHPYTEALLAALPVEHPKFRRNRVVLKGEVPSAVSPPSGCVFRTRCPIASPECAAASPALRQVAPGHWTACIKQKSFDLKG; via the coding sequence ATGAATCCCTCCTTTGCCCATTTCGGCACACCCAGTGGGGGTGCGATCCCGCCGTTCAGTAGCCCATCTCTGATTGAAGTTGAGGACGTTCGCGTGCACCTGCCACTCCGCAGCATATCGCCGTTCCGTTCCAAGAGATTCATTAAAGCCGTCGACGGAGCATCGTTTTCAATATTTCCAGGCGAGATCGTCGCTCTGGTCGGCGAATCCGGTTCAGGCAAGACGACATTGGGGCGCAGCTTGCTGCGGTTGACCGGTCCTAGTTCCGGTCGGGTTCGCTTCAAAGGGGTCGATCTGACGACCTTGACGCCAAGGGAAACGCGTTCTTTTCGTCGGCATATGCAGATGGTGTTCCAGGATCCCTACAGCAGCCTCAACCCACGCATGACCGTCGGTGAAATCGTCGGTGAACCGCTGTCGATCCATCATGCCCATCTGACCCCGCGAGCACGGCTCGAGCGCGTGGCAGAGCTCCTTTCACGGGTCGGAATTTCCCCGACGCATGCCGTGCGCTACCCGCACAGCTTCAGCGGCGGTCAACGCCAGCGGATCGCCATCGCCAGAGCACTGTCGACCGAGCCGGAGTTCATCGTCGCCGATGAGCCCGTTTCGGCTCTCGATGTTTCGGTTCAGGCGCAGATCATCAACTTGCTCCTGGATCTGAAGGACAAGCTGTCACTGACGATGCTTTTTATCTCGCATGATCTGCGCGTGGTCAGCCACGTCGCCGATCGGGTGATCGTCATGTATCTCGGTCGGATCATGGAGATCGCCCCTTCGGCAATGTTCTGGGATGGGCCTGCGCATCCCTACACCGAAGCGCTGCTGGCCGCTCTGCCGGTCGAGCATCCAAAGTTTCGACGAAACCGGGTGGTTCTGAAAGGCGAAGTTCCGAGTGCCGTGTCACCGCCGTCCGGCTGCGTCTTTCGAACCAGGTGCCCGATTGCAAGCCCGGAATGTGCAGCGGCTTCACCGGCACTGCGCCAGGTTGCGCCAGGGCACTGGACGGCCTGCATCAAACAAAAATCTTTCGATTTGAAGGGGTGA